The following are encoded together in the Pedobacter sp. D749 genome:
- a CDS encoding polysaccharide deacetylase family protein — protein MYLIKSPLLLKWYYPSLLWNKSRTEKVIYLTFDDGPIPNVTDFVLKTLKVFNAKATFFCIGDNIVKHPEVFERVKTDGHAIGNHTFNHLKGWKTDDETYLQNTIKCQELTKTELFRPPYGRIKKSQILSLKSKVRSSESISQNSQTDSNPKSQISNLKIVMWDVLSGDFDTKLSPEKCYQNVIKHTENGSIIVFHDSLKAFDRLSYALPKVLAYFTEKGFTFSTL, from the coding sequence ATGTACCTGATCAAATCACCGCTTCTGCTAAAATGGTATTATCCATCATTGTTATGGAATAAATCCCGCACCGAAAAAGTTATTTATTTGACCTTTGACGATGGACCCATACCCAATGTTACAGATTTTGTATTAAAAACTTTAAAAGTATTCAATGCTAAAGCTACATTTTTTTGCATCGGTGATAATATTGTTAAACACCCCGAAGTTTTTGAACGCGTCAAAACCGACGGGCATGCCATTGGCAACCATACTTTCAATCATTTAAAAGGTTGGAAAACCGATGATGAAACCTACCTTCAAAACACAATAAAATGCCAAGAACTTACGAAAACTGAGCTTTTCCGTCCACCTTACGGGAGGATTAAGAAAAGTCAGATTCTGAGTCTGAAGTCCAAAGTCCGGAGTTCGGAGTCAATATCCCAAAATTCACAAACCGATTCAAATCCCAAATCTCAAATCTCAAATCTGAAAATCGTAATGTGGGATGTACTTAGCGGCGATTTCGACACTAAACTCTCACCCGAAAAATGTTATCAAAATGTGATTAAACATACCGAAAATGGTTCTATAATTGTATTTCACGATAGTTTAAAAGCATTCGACCGTTTATCTTACGCACTTCCCAAAGTATTGGCTTATTTTACTGAAAAAGGTTTTACATTTTCAACATTATAG
- a CDS encoding bifunctional aconitate hydratase 2/2-methylisocitrate dehydratase, whose amino-acid sequence MSIYNDYIQEIEDRKAQGLHPKPIDGAELLSEIIDQIKNVNNFNRADAVNFFIYNTLPGTTGAAGVKAEFLKEIILGGAIVAEITPDFAFELLSHMKGGSSIKVLLDIALADNGDKAHKAADVLKTQVYLYDADTDRLKEAYNNGNAIAKEILESYARAEFFTKLPEVAEEIKVVTFIAGIGDISTDLLSPGNQAHSRSDRELHGKCMITPEAQEEIKALQAQHPDKSVMLVAEKGTMGVGSSRMSGVNNVALWTGKRSSPFIPFVNIAPIVGGTNGISPIFLTTVDVTGGIGIDLKNWVKKTDENGNVIRNENDEPILEQVYSIETGTVLTINTRTKKLYNGDQELIDISKALTPQKMEFIKAGGSYAIVFGKKIQTFAAKTLGIEASAVFAPAKEVSVEGQGLTAVEKIFNRNAVGLTQGKVLHAGSDVRVEVNIVGSQDTTGLMTAQELEAMAATVISPIVDGAYQSGCHTASVWDKKAQANIPKLMKFMNDFGVITARDPKGEYHSMTDVIHKVLNDITIDEWAIIIGGDSHTRMSKGVAFGADSGTVALALATGEASMPIPESVKVTFKGEMKQHMDFRDVVHATQLQMLQQFDGENVFQGRIIEVHIGTLLADQAFTFTDWTAEMKAKASICISQDDTLIQSLEIAKNRIQIMIDKGMDNHNQVLQGLINKANKRIEEIKTGIKPALMPDDNAKYYAEVVIDLDLIEEPMIADPDVNNADVSKRYTHDTIRDLTYYGGDKKVDLGFVGSCMVHKDDLKIVSQMLKNIETQTGKVEFKAPLVVAAPTYNIIDELKAEGDWEYLQRYSGFEFSDALPKAAARTEYENIMYLERPGCNLCMGNQEKAAKGDTVMATSTRLFQGRVVEDRDGKKGESLLASTPVVVLSAILGRIPSIEEYKMAVEGINLTKFTPISTKQ is encoded by the coding sequence ATGAGTATTTATAACGATTATATCCAGGAGATTGAAGACAGAAAAGCTCAAGGTCTTCATCCCAAACCTATTGATGGCGCTGAATTATTAAGTGAAATCATCGATCAAATCAAAAATGTAAATAATTTTAACAGGGCAGATGCTGTTAATTTTTTCATATACAACACCTTGCCGGGCACTACCGGAGCAGCTGGTGTAAAAGCAGAGTTTTTAAAAGAAATTATTTTAGGCGGAGCTATCGTTGCAGAAATCACACCTGATTTTGCTTTCGAATTGTTATCGCACATGAAGGGTGGATCTTCTATCAAAGTGTTATTAGACATTGCCTTAGCCGATAATGGCGATAAAGCCCATAAAGCTGCAGATGTTCTTAAAACACAGGTTTACTTGTACGATGCCGATACCGATCGTTTAAAAGAAGCTTATAACAATGGCAATGCCATCGCTAAAGAAATATTAGAAAGTTATGCCAGGGCTGAATTTTTCACCAAACTCCCTGAAGTAGCAGAAGAAATTAAAGTGGTAACCTTTATTGCCGGGATAGGTGATATTTCTACAGATTTATTATCTCCAGGTAACCAGGCACACTCCCGTTCTGATCGTGAACTGCATGGTAAATGTATGATTACGCCAGAGGCTCAGGAAGAAATCAAAGCATTGCAGGCGCAACACCCAGATAAAAGTGTAATGCTGGTAGCTGAAAAAGGCACCATGGGTGTAGGTTCCTCGCGCATGTCAGGCGTAAATAATGTGGCACTTTGGACGGGCAAAAGATCTAGCCCTTTTATCCCATTTGTAAACATAGCGCCAATTGTAGGTGGTACCAATGGTATTTCTCCAATTTTTTTAACCACAGTTGATGTAACTGGTGGTATTGGTATCGACCTTAAAAACTGGGTAAAGAAAACCGATGAGAACGGAAATGTTATCCGTAACGAAAATGACGAGCCAATTTTAGAGCAGGTTTACTCCATAGAAACGGGCACGGTACTTACCATTAATACCAGAACTAAAAAATTATATAATGGAGATCAGGAGTTGATCGACATTTCAAAAGCGTTGACACCACAAAAAATGGAATTTATCAAAGCTGGCGGTTCTTACGCTATCGTTTTTGGTAAAAAAATCCAAACTTTTGCAGCTAAAACCTTAGGTATCGAAGCTTCTGCAGTATTTGCTCCGGCAAAAGAGGTATCTGTAGAAGGGCAAGGTTTAACCGCTGTAGAGAAAATATTTAACAGAAATGCAGTAGGTTTAACACAAGGCAAAGTTTTACATGCCGGCTCTGATGTTCGTGTTGAAGTAAATATTGTAGGTTCGCAAGATACTACCGGTTTAATGACGGCTCAGGAATTAGAGGCAATGGCTGCTACAGTGATTTCTCCTATTGTTGATGGCGCTTACCAGTCAGGTTGCCATACGGCATCTGTTTGGGATAAAAAAGCACAGGCAAACATCCCTAAACTGATGAAATTTATGAATGATTTCGGGGTAATTACTGCCCGCGACCCTAAGGGGGAATATCATTCGATGACCGATGTTATTCACAAAGTATTAAACGATATTACCATTGATGAGTGGGCAATTATCATTGGTGGCGACTCGCACACCCGTATGTCTAAAGGTGTGGCATTCGGCGCAGATTCTGGTACAGTAGCATTAGCATTGGCAACCGGTGAGGCTTCTATGCCAATTCCGGAGTCAGTAAAAGTAACCTTCAAAGGTGAAATGAAACAACACATGGATTTCCGTGATGTAGTACATGCGACGCAATTACAAATGTTGCAACAGTTTGATGGCGAAAACGTATTCCAGGGCCGCATCATCGAAGTACACATTGGTACTTTATTAGCTGATCAGGCCTTTACCTTTACCGATTGGACTGCTGAAATGAAAGCAAAAGCATCTATCTGTATTTCGCAGGACGATACTTTAATCCAATCGTTAGAAATTGCCAAAAACCGTATTCAAATCATGATCGACAAAGGTATGGATAACCATAACCAGGTTCTACAAGGTTTGATTAATAAAGCAAACAAACGTATTGAAGAAATTAAAACCGGTATCAAACCAGCTTTAATGCCCGATGATAATGCTAAATATTATGCTGAGGTTGTAATTGATCTGGATCTCATTGAAGAACCAATGATTGCCGATCCGGATGTGAATAACGCAGATGTTTCTAAACGTTATACACACGATACCATCAGAGATTTAACCTACTACGGTGGCGATAAAAAAGTAGACCTTGGTTTCGTTGGCTCATGCATGGTGCATAAAGATGACTTGAAAATCGTTTCTCAAATGTTAAAAAACATAGAGACGCAGACCGGTAAAGTAGAGTTCAAAGCGCCATTGGTAGTTGCAGCCCCTACCTACAACATCATAGATGAACTGAAAGCAGAAGGTGATTGGGAATACTTGCAAAGATATTCTGGATTTGAGTTCAGCGATGCGTTACCTAAAGCTGCAGCACGTACCGAATATGAGAACATCATGTATTTAGAGCGCCCGGGCTGTAACCTTTGCATGGGTAACCAGGAGAAAGCGGCTAAAGGTGATACGGTAATGGCTACGTCGACCCGTTTATTTCAGGGCCGTGTGGTAGAAGACAGAGATGGTAAAAAAGGAGAGTCTTTACTGGCTTCAACCCCTGTAGTCGTTCTTTCAGCAATCCTGGGCCGTATTCCGAGCATTGAAGAATATAAAATGGCAGTAGAAGGCATTAACTTAACCAAGTTTACCCCTATTTCTACAAAACAATAA
- a CDS encoding GH1 family beta-glucosidase, whose product MVKASDFGQDFFWGVATAAAQIEGTATQYGKGPSIWDTFTAKNGKIKKSHKLDPACDFYHRYTEDVALVKLLGFKVFRFSIAWSRILPGGRGEINQEGIRFYHNLIDECLTHGITPYVTLYHWDLPQALEDEGGWTSFSINAAFNAFVSICALEYGDKVKNWIVLNEPFGYTSLGYMLGIHAPGKTGLSNFFPAVLHTALAQAEGGKILRAEINRANIGTTFSCSEIIPNTQSDSDILTAKRVDCLMNRLFVEPTLGMGFPTADWDVLEKFQIEYGTWRLQERMKFDFDFIGLQNYFPLVVKYNAFIPVIQAWEVKAKSRKKPHTTMGWEINADSFYNIVKQFAAYPNVKNIMITENGAAYHDKLTDKRVEDPERIEYFKLYLSALLKLKNEGINVTGYMAWTLMDNFEWAEGFTARFGLVYNDFKTQERTIKDSGYWWKEFLKS is encoded by the coding sequence ATGGTTAAGGCAAGCGATTTTGGTCAGGATTTTTTTTGGGGGGTAGCTACTGCAGCAGCGCAGATAGAGGGTACAGCAACCCAGTACGGTAAAGGCCCTTCCATTTGGGATACCTTTACGGCGAAAAACGGCAAAATAAAGAAGAGCCATAAATTAGATCCTGCCTGCGATTTTTATCACCGATATACCGAAGATGTAGCTTTAGTAAAATTACTAGGTTTTAAAGTTTTTAGGTTTTCTATTGCCTGGTCCAGGATTTTGCCTGGCGGAAGGGGAGAAATAAATCAGGAAGGTATCCGTTTTTACCACAATCTTATTGACGAATGTTTAACACATGGAATTACCCCATACGTTACGCTTTATCACTGGGATTTACCGCAGGCACTGGAAGATGAGGGCGGCTGGACAAGCTTTAGCATCAATGCTGCCTTTAATGCCTTTGTGAGCATCTGTGCATTAGAATACGGAGATAAAGTAAAAAACTGGATTGTGTTGAACGAGCCTTTTGGTTATACATCATTAGGGTATATGCTTGGTATTCATGCTCCCGGTAAAACAGGTTTGAGCAATTTTTTTCCTGCGGTATTACATACGGCTTTGGCACAGGCAGAAGGAGGTAAAATTTTACGTGCAGAAATTAACAGGGCCAATATTGGCACTACTTTTTCCTGTTCGGAAATTATCCCTAATACACAAAGTGATAGCGATATCCTCACCGCTAAACGCGTAGACTGCCTGATGAACCGTTTGTTTGTAGAACCTACACTAGGTATGGGCTTTCCGACTGCAGATTGGGATGTGTTGGAGAAATTTCAGATCGAATATGGTACCTGGCGACTGCAGGAAAGGATGAAATTTGATTTTGATTTTATCGGTCTTCAGAATTACTTTCCTTTGGTTGTAAAATACAACGCCTTTATTCCAGTAATCCAGGCCTGGGAAGTAAAGGCCAAAAGCCGGAAAAAGCCGCATACTACGATGGGCTGGGAGATTAATGCCGATAGCTTTTATAATATTGTAAAACAGTTTGCAGCTTATCCCAATGTCAAAAATATTATGATTACTGAAAACGGTGCAGCCTATCACGATAAATTGACAGATAAAAGGGTAGAAGATCCGGAACGGATCGAATATTTTAAACTTTACCTCAGTGCTTTACTAAAACTCAAAAATGAAGGGATAAATGTTACCGGTTATATGGCCTGGACACTCATGGATAATTTTGAATGGGCCGAGGGTTTTACGGCAAGGTTTGGACTGGTCTATAACGATTTTAAAACTCAGGAACGTACAATTAAAGATTCGGGCTATTGGTGGAAAGAATTTCTGAAAAGTTAG
- a CDS encoding aconitate hydratase, giving the protein MAFDIDMIKKVYANFGSRVEAARKVVGRPLTLSEKILYAHLWDGDPKKAFKRGSDYVDFAPDRVAMQDATAQMALLQFMQAGRPQVAVPSTVHCDHLITAKEGAAIDLPHAKTESAEVFDFLSSVSNKYGIGFWKPGAGIIHQVVLENYAFPGGMMIGTDSHTVNAGGLGMVAIGVGGADACDVMAGLPWELKFPKLIGVKLTGKLNGWTAAKDVILKVAGILTVKGGTGAIVEYFGDGATSMSCTGKGTICNMGAEIGATTSTFGYDESMERYLRATGRNEVADEANKIAAYLTGDAEVYADPENYFDQVIEIDLDTLEPYLNGPFTPDLATPVSQMKVEAEKNGWPLKVEWGLIGSCTNSSYEDLSRAASIANQAIEKGLVTKSAFGINPGSEQVRYTADRDGFLKTFEDLDATIFTNACGPCIGMWDRTGAEKAEKNTIVHSFNRNFAKRADGNPNTFAFVASPEMVAAIAISGNLGFNPLTDTLTNDKGEQVKLDPPTGFELPTKGFAVEDAGYQAPAADGSSVQVLVSPTSHRLQLLDPFTPWEGTDLKGLKLLIKAKGKCTTDHISMAGPWLKFRGHLDNISNNMLIGAVNYFNDKTDNVKNELTGEYGPVPATQRDYKAAGLGSIVVGDENYGEGSSREHAAMEPRHLGVRAVLVKSFARIHETNLKKQGMLGLTFADKDDYDKILEDDTIDIVGLTEFAPDKPLTLVLHHADGTQEQFPVNHSYNDQQIEWFKAGGALNIIRAEAAAKAAL; this is encoded by the coding sequence ATGGCTTTTGATATAGACATGATTAAAAAGGTGTATGCAAACTTTGGTAGCCGCGTAGAGGCTGCGCGTAAAGTTGTTGGCAGACCTTTAACATTATCTGAAAAAATATTGTATGCACACCTTTGGGATGGAGATCCTAAAAAGGCGTTTAAGCGTGGTTCTGATTACGTAGACTTTGCACCAGACCGCGTAGCGATGCAGGATGCTACGGCGCAAATGGCCTTATTGCAGTTTATGCAGGCAGGCCGTCCACAGGTTGCCGTTCCTTCAACAGTTCACTGCGATCACCTGATTACGGCTAAAGAAGGCGCTGCCATAGATTTACCACATGCCAAAACCGAAAGTGCCGAAGTTTTTGATTTCTTATCTTCTGTATCCAATAAATACGGTATTGGCTTCTGGAAACCAGGGGCTGGTATTATCCACCAGGTAGTTTTAGAGAACTATGCTTTCCCGGGTGGAATGATGATTGGTACCGACTCGCACACCGTAAATGCTGGTGGTTTGGGTATGGTTGCGATTGGTGTTGGTGGTGCTGATGCCTGTGATGTAATGGCAGGTTTGCCCTGGGAGCTTAAATTCCCTAAGTTAATCGGTGTAAAACTAACCGGTAAATTAAATGGCTGGACCGCAGCCAAAGATGTAATCCTTAAAGTGGCTGGTATTCTGACTGTAAAAGGTGGTACTGGTGCTATTGTTGAATATTTTGGCGATGGTGCCACTTCAATGAGCTGTACCGGAAAAGGTACCATCTGTAACATGGGTGCCGAAATTGGGGCAACCACTTCTACTTTCGGTTACGATGAAAGCATGGAGCGTTACTTACGTGCTACCGGCAGAAATGAAGTTGCAGATGAAGCAAACAAAATTGCGGCTTACCTAACCGGTGATGCTGAAGTATATGCTGATCCTGAAAATTATTTCGATCAGGTTATTGAGATCGATTTAGATACTTTAGAACCTTACTTAAACGGTCCTTTTACACCAGATTTAGCTACTCCGGTTTCGCAGATGAAAGTTGAGGCAGAGAAAAATGGCTGGCCATTAAAAGTAGAATGGGGATTGATTGGTTCTTGTACCAACTCTTCATACGAAGATTTATCAAGGGCAGCGTCTATTGCCAACCAGGCTATTGAAAAAGGTTTGGTAACCAAATCGGCTTTCGGTATTAACCCGGGATCTGAACAGGTACGTTACACGGCAGATCGTGATGGTTTCTTAAAAACTTTCGAAGATTTAGATGCAACGATCTTTACCAACGCCTGCGGACCATGTATCGGTATGTGGGATCGTACAGGTGCAGAGAAAGCAGAAAAAAACACCATTGTACACTCGTTTAACAGAAACTTTGCTAAACGTGCTGATGGCAACCCTAATACTTTCGCTTTTGTGGCTTCACCAGAAATGGTTGCTGCAATTGCCATTTCGGGTAATTTAGGATTTAACCCATTAACGGATACTTTAACAAACGATAAAGGCGAACAGGTTAAATTAGACCCTCCTACCGGTTTTGAATTGCCAACAAAAGGTTTCGCTGTAGAAGATGCAGGTTACCAGGCACCAGCAGCTGATGGTTCATCAGTTCAGGTTTTGGTTTCTCCAACTTCACACCGTTTACAATTGTTAGATCCTTTTACCCCATGGGAAGGCACCGATTTAAAAGGTCTAAAACTTTTAATCAAAGCCAAAGGTAAATGTACAACCGACCACATTTCGATGGCTGGTCCGTGGTTAAAATTCCGTGGTCACCTGGATAACATCTCTAACAACATGTTAATTGGTGCAGTTAATTACTTCAATGATAAAACAGATAACGTTAAAAATGAATTAACTGGCGAATATGGTCCTGTTCCGGCTACCCAACGCGATTATAAAGCTGCTGGTTTAGGTTCAATTGTAGTAGGCGACGAAAACTACGGCGAAGGTTCATCTCGTGAACATGCAGCCATGGAACCACGCCACCTGGGCGTTCGCGCGGTATTGGTAAAATCTTTTGCCCGTATCCACGAAACCAACCTGAAGAAACAAGGTATGTTAGGTTTAACCTTTGCAGATAAAGATGATTACGACAAAATTTTAGAAGATGATACCATCGATATCGTAGGTTTAACAGAATTTGCTCCAGATAAACCATTAACATTAGTATTACATCATGCTGATGGCACTCAAGAGCAATTCCCTGTTAACCACAGTTATAACGATCAACAAATTGAATGGTTTAAAGCTGGTGGTGCATTAAATATCATCAGGGCTGAAGCAGCGGCTAAGGCAGCGCTTTAA
- a CDS encoding TolC family protein: MPEQIEIIKVVYIDLKQIMKMFTKNKLITGSALLVALSFNQQIKAQEVISIQQAVENTLKNNLNIKQAAFNAALSEENVRQSKNALLPTVNGSVNQSMQWGRSQVTSGLFLNTQNYTLNPNVSANVQVFGGGAQLNQIRQNKLLLAVDQTNVDKVKNDLILQVVTAYLQVLNNQDQVKATQQQLDVANSTLKREQALLDVGNKTLADISQAKSQAATAELNLTNAQNQLTISYLTLGQLMEIQPPMTFKVQPPLVNELNNIQNNYVPSDIYSQALNTFPDIKLASLNTKAAEKAIDVAKGSYYPKVTFGGGLGSFYQYQFAFPGNSPFFSQLSDNFGKSINMGISIPIFNGFTTRSTVRKAKIVFEQRKTDEQISKNNLIKVINQAVADLNAAQSRYSSTQNAFQAQKDAFYVIEQRYAVGLVNSLDYSTAQTNKNKAEIDFILAKYDLLFRAKVIDYYLGKQIVF, from the coding sequence ATGCCTGAACAGATTGAAATTATTAAAGTTGTTTATATAGATTTGAAACAAATTATGAAGATGTTTACCAAGAATAAGTTAATTACCGGATCTGCGTTATTAGTGGCATTAAGTTTTAATCAGCAAATTAAGGCTCAAGAAGTGATCAGCATTCAACAAGCGGTCGAAAACACATTAAAAAACAATCTAAACATCAAACAAGCCGCATTTAATGCCGCGCTTAGCGAAGAAAATGTACGCCAATCTAAAAATGCTTTATTGCCCACTGTAAACGGTTCTGTTAACCAATCTATGCAATGGGGAAGGAGCCAGGTAACATCAGGGTTGTTTCTAAATACACAAAATTATACCTTAAATCCTAATGTATCTGCGAATGTGCAGGTATTTGGAGGTGGCGCTCAACTGAATCAGATCAGACAGAATAAGTTATTGCTGGCCGTAGATCAAACCAATGTAGACAAAGTAAAAAATGATCTTATTCTGCAGGTGGTGACCGCTTATTTGCAGGTTTTAAATAACCAGGATCAGGTTAAAGCTACGCAGCAACAATTAGACGTAGCTAATTCTACTTTAAAAAGAGAACAGGCCCTTTTGGATGTTGGTAATAAAACTTTAGCCGATATTTCGCAGGCCAAATCGCAGGCTGCAACCGCTGAGCTTAATCTAACCAATGCGCAGAATCAGTTGACAATATCCTATTTAACTTTAGGACAATTAATGGAAATTCAGCCACCAATGACATTTAAGGTACAGCCGCCATTGGTTAACGAATTGAATAACATTCAGAATAATTATGTGCCAAGTGATATTTACAGTCAGGCCTTAAATACATTTCCCGATATCAAATTGGCAAGTTTAAATACAAAAGCAGCAGAAAAAGCAATTGATGTAGCCAAAGGTAGTTATTACCCTAAAGTTACTTTTGGAGGAGGTTTAGGATCTTTCTATCAGTACCAGTTTGCTTTTCCAGGAAACAGTCCGTTTTTTAGTCAACTGTCTGACAACTTCGGTAAATCAATTAATATGGGTATTTCAATTCCTATTTTTAATGGTTTTACCACCAGGTCTACCGTAAGAAAGGCTAAAATAGTATTCGAGCAGCGCAAAACAGATGAGCAAATCTCTAAAAACAACCTGATTAAAGTAATCAATCAGGCTGTCGCCGATTTAAATGCCGCGCAAAGCAGGTATTCTTCTACCCAAAATGCTTTTCAGGCGCAAAAAGATGCCTTTTATGTTATTGAGCAACGTTATGCTGTTGGTTTAGTAAACTCTTTAGATTACAGTACAGCTCAAACCAATAAAAATAAAGCCGAAATAGATTTTATCTTAGCAAAATACGACTTACTGTTCCGTGCCAAGGTAATTGATTATTATTTAGGCAAACAGATTGTTTTTTAA
- a CDS encoding putative signal transducing protein: protein MNDRTVVYSTYYNPMEANIIKAKLEDSGFACYLADENFATLNPLYNQAIGGVKLIVFERDIEAINALLAEDNSLTFESSDEITNEQESEEGKTVCEKCGSTNVGYGMATNKKYSIWATILAFLTLTTPIKANKCHHCYDCGHEFK, encoded by the coding sequence ATGAATGATAGAACAGTAGTGTACAGCACCTATTATAATCCAATGGAAGCCAATATTATTAAAGCTAAATTGGAAGATAGCGGGTTTGCCTGTTACCTGGCGGATGAAAATTTTGCAACATTAAATCCACTTTACAATCAAGCTATTGGCGGTGTTAAACTTATTGTTTTTGAAAGAGATATAGAGGCCATCAATGCTTTACTGGCTGAAGACAATAGTTTGACTTTTGAATCATCAGATGAAATTACTAATGAACAAGAATCAGAAGAAGGTAAAACAGTTTGTGAGAAATGTGGATCTACTAATGTGGGCTATGGAATGGCTACCAATAAAAAATATAGTATTTGGGCAACTATACTTGCTTTTTTAACACTTACCACTCCAATTAAAGCCAATAAGTGCCATCATTGTTACGATTGTGGTCATGAGTTTAAGTAG